The following are encoded together in the Megalobrama amblycephala isolate DHTTF-2021 unplaced genomic scaffold, ASM1881202v1 scaffold603, whole genome shotgun sequence genome:
- the LOC125262107 gene encoding noelin-like, giving the protein MKINAHLVNILVLSGKCLINSIACIVSHLYELITCSLTSVQVWYMDGYHNNRFVREYKSLADFMTSDNFTSHRLPHPWSGTGQVVYNGSIYFNKFQSNMIIKFDFKTSTISKSQRLDNAGYSNTYHYAWGGHSDIDLMVDEGGLWAVYATNQNAGNIVISKLHPLTLHIIQSWTTNHPRRSAGESFMICGTLYVTNGYSGGTKVYYAYHTNSSTYEYIDIVLQNKYSHISMLDYNPRDRALYAWNNGHQVLYNVTLFHVIRSEQL; this is encoded by the coding sequence ATGAAAATTAATGCACATCTGGTCAACATACTTGTGCTATCAGGGAAGTGTCTCATTAACTCAATTGCTTGTATTGTTAGTCATTTATATGAATTAATCACTTGCTCTCTCACTTCTGTTCAGGTGTGGTACATGGACGGTTACCATAACAACCGCTTTGTACGGGAGTACAAGTCTTTGGCGGACTTCATGACGTCAGATAACTTCACGTCTCACCGGCTCCCGCACCCTTGGTCCGGGACGGGTCAGGTGGTCTACAACGGCTCTATCTATTTTAACAAGTTCCAGAGTAACATGATCATCAAGTTTGACTTCAAGACCTCCACCATTAGTAAGTCTCAACGTCTGGACAACGCAGGCTACAGCAACACCTACCATTACGCCTGGGGAGGACACTCCGACATCGACCTCATGGTGGACGAGGGCGGGCTCTGGGCCGTGTACGCCACCAATCAGAACGCGGGGAACATCGTCATCAGCAAGCTCCACCCGCTGACCCTGCACATCATCCAGAGCTGGACAACCAATCACCCGAGGCGCAGTGCCGGGGAGTCGTTTATGATTTGCGGGACGCTGTACGTGACCAACGGCTACTCGGGAGGGACGAAAGTCTACTATGCCTACCACACCAACTCCTCAACGTACGAGTACATCGATATCGTTCTGCAGAATAAGTACTCGCATATATCCATGCTGGACTATAACCCACGAGATCGTGCACTATACGCCTGGAATAACGGACATCAGGTCCTCTACAACGTTACTCTTTTCCACGTCATCCGCTCGGAGCAGCTGTAA